Within the Hevea brasiliensis isolate MT/VB/25A 57/8 chromosome 2, ASM3005281v1, whole genome shotgun sequence genome, the region ATTGATTGTTGATTGGATATGCTATTTCTAGATTTTAGGTTTTCTGTGGTTTTTGATTCTATGATGCACATATTTCTTAGTTGCTAATTAAATTGCTCATCTATGTTTTGCAGCTTCTCATACTGCCTGTTTTAGATGGAAAAGCAATTTTGTATTCATTTGTTTCAACACCAGAAGTAAGAATAGGAGTTGCCTTTGGAAGTGGTGGAAGCCAGTCGCTACCTGCAACAGAACTGCCTGGTGTTTCTTCTTGGCTGGTGTGTTTCTTAGCTTATTATATTTTTCCATGGATAGAAAATCAATTTAGATTGTCCTTAGTCCTTTTGCTTTTCTTTGAAATTCTGCTTCCGTTCTTTCTGCCTCAAAAAAAATAATCAAGCAATTTTGGTAAATAAACGCAGATAGGAATATTGAAATAGAAAATTGGATAATGGGATAGGATAATAAGCATGAGATGAGTCCACCTCTGATCTTGAATTAGATCTATTCCAAGAAAATTTGTTACTGGATCTGCAGTAATTCCTTAGTAATAGACATACAACAGAACTGTTTATACCTAATTAAAAAAGTGCATGGAAGAAAGGCTAATATAACTCTTAGATATTTAAGGGCTAGGAAAAATTATTGTGAACCTTGAATCTAAACTTTGAATGATGGCAAAGGACCATATTTAATGGTTCATATTGAAAAACAAAGAGTTTCCTTTGACTACCATAATTAGGATTAGCCATCAAGCTGCCCGCCTGCACTTCCTGATAAACTGTTGTTTGATTCCTTATCTCAACCTCTTTCTCATCAAAATATTTCATACCTCATCACATATTGCTGGTGCTCCTTTTTAGAATTATCTCTTCATATGGTGTGATGCCTTTGAATAATGATATATCTCATTATACATCCTTGTAAAGGCTATTTCTTATatcattttattatcattattattattattatttccctGTTAAATGCAGGTCAAAATTCTTACTGAAACCTTAGTTAAGACAATGGTTGAACCTCGTCGCCGTTGTTACTCTTTACCAGCAGTAGATTTAAGGAAAAAGGCTGTTGGTGGAGTTATTCATGTGACAGTCTGTTCCGCTAGCAAAATTTCTAGTAGTAACTTTAGAGGAAGCCCTTCAAGAAGGCAACAAAATTATTCTGCAAATGGTAGTTTAGAAGAGCATTTCGATGATAAAGATTTGCAAACTTTTGTGGAGGTTGAACTTGAACAGTTAACAAGGAGAACAGATGTAAGAGCAGGCACAAGTCCAAGATGGGATTCAACATTTAATATGGTTTTGCATGAAGAAACTGGAATTCTTCGATTTCATCTTTACAATAGTAACCCCAGCAGTGTGAAGTTTGACTATTTAGCAAGTTGCGAGATAAAGGTACTGTAAAAGTATTCTCATTCTGTCTTATATTACTTAGCCACAGGTCATGGCTTTTCTGATTATGCAAATAATCTCTTATGGATGTTTTAcacttttactttttaatttaaaattgggCAGGATGTATAATTGTTTCTTGTGTTGTATAGGTATGTTAATATTTTGTGTTCTTATCTTCTGTATGCATCAACAAGTTctgcattaaaatttttgatggacattaatcgatattttaatattttgacttGCTAGCAGATGAAGTATGTTGCTGATGATTCAACAATGTTTTGGGCAGTAGGACCCAACACAGGGGTAATTGCTGAGCATGTTGAGTTTTGTGGAAAAGAAATAGAGATGAGTGTTCCATTTGAGGGGGTTAATTCAGGAGAGGTAAATTAtgcaaggtttttttttttttttttttttttttttaaagttgctTTCTTACTAGTAGAACTATTTGCTGATTCATTGTCCTTTTGTCTTTCAAAGTCAAAGACTTATATTTTGCTTGGTCACGTAAAGTCACCCCAGCAAGTTTTCATGTGTAtttaaatctctctctctctctctctctggatTAGGAAAGATATTTATTACTAGGATGGTGCATTTTGGATACGTGATGTAAACGATGTCTACTTATCAGTTATCACAGATCATAAAATTTGATTAGAGATCATCAATTGCAAAGAACTACATTTCTGTCGTAGATTGTCTATCACTATCTCAGATAAACAGGACTTCTGTCTTGACTGAATGGTAATTGATACTTAGATTTCTTCCTTTCTAGTCACCATTTTGAAATGTTGGAGCCTGGAttatcagttaaaaatttttgttctcttttttcttcccccaaatttccaattttaaataTAGATGAATGAAAATTTAGTTGCTGTCTTGTCTTTTATTGAAATTGGATAACTAGATTATTACATGCTTCCATCATAACTTTTCATGTGTCCTCTATAAACTTCTGGCCATCAgtcaatttaaaatttcaaattttaaataaaattctatGGTGCTTAttgctttctctttttttttttttttgtaccttTTTTTAAAGTATGAAGTTGCTAAATAGACTTGTTATGGTTTTCTTATTAAAAATGCACTGATAGCCAGGCATTTCATTTGTTTATTTGCATTTTGCAGTTGACAGTCAAGCTTGTGTTGAAAGAATGGCAATTCTCTGATGGTTCACATAGCTTCAACAAATTCCGTGTTAGCTCTCAGCAGTCAACAGATGGATTATCAAATATTCTTTCAAGAACAGGAAGAAAGATAAATGTAATTGTTGTGGAGGGAAAGGATCTTACCATAAAAGAAAGATCTGGAAAGTGTGACCCATATGTTAAACTGCAGTACGGAAAGGTTGGTTTCTCTGTCTTCATAGAATGATGCGTATACTAGACTAGTTTGAAAAATTGCAAATACTGAAATCTTATGTGAATCTAAGTTTTTGCTGAGATTATTTATGACTCAGACTATGCTGCAAATATTCTTCTCAGGTTTTCCAGAGAACAAGGACTGCACATGCTCCTAATCCTTTTTGGAATCAGAAGTTTGAATTTGATGAGATTGGAGATGGTGAATGCCTTAAGATTAAATGCTATAATGAAGAAATGTTTGGAGATGATAACATTGGTAGTGCACAAGTGAATATGGAAGGACTGGCTGAGGGTTCACTCAGGGATGTGTGGGTTCCCCTTGAAAAAGTGAA harbors:
- the LOC110648641 gene encoding uncharacterized protein LOC110648641 isoform X3 — protein: MAFAGQLQRFMHVGFDWDTNDISIMLMAKLARPMGTARIVVNSLHIKGDLLILPVLDGKAILYSFVSTPEVRIGVAFGSGGSQSLPATELPGVSSWLVKILTETLVKTMVEPRRRCYSLPAVDLRKKAVGGVIHVTVCSASKISSSNFRGSPSRRQQNYSANGSLEEHFDDKDLQTFVEVELEQLTRRTDVRAGTSPRWDSTFNMVLHEETGILRFHLYNSNPSSVKFDYLASCEIKMKYVADDSTMFWAVGPNTGVIAEHVEFCGKEIEMSVPFEGVNSGELTVKLVLKEWQFSDGSHSFNKFRVSSQQSTDGLSNILSRTGRKINVIVVEGKDLTIKERSGKCDPYVKLQYGKVFQRTRTAHAPNPFWNQKFEFDEIGDGECLKIKCYNEEMFGDDNIGSAQVNMEGLAEGSLRDVWVPLEKVNSGELRLQIEAVRADECTGSKGSTAGSGNGWIELVLIEARDLIAADLRGTSDPYVRVQYGNLKRRTKVMYRTLNPQWNQTLEFPDDGSPLELHVKDHNALLPTLSIGDCVVEYQRLPPNQMSDKWIPLQGVKRGEIHIQITRKVPEVQKRPSLDSDLSEIKSHEFSSQMREMMNKIQSLIEVCDLEGLSTALSEMEVLEDMQKDYMMQLETEQKLLLNKIKELGQEIFSSSTSIIRRSSMS